The DNA window CCGCGATGTACCACAGCAGCTTGTTCGGCAGGATGTACTGCATGAAGATCTGCTTGGCGGTCAGCTCTTCTTCGTCTTTTTCGCTGTAGTCGTCCGGATAGTCGTTTTTGTACTCTTCAATCGGCGGCAGGCCGCAGGATTGCGGGGTGTCGCGCATCAGGGCGAAGGCGATCAGGGCCACCAGGATGGCGCCGAAGGCCGGCATGTACAGCGCCGCGTGCCAGTCGTTGAACCAGGCCATACCCAGCAGGAACAGCAGCGGCGGCAGGCCGCCACCCACGTTGTGGGCGCAGTTCCAGATGGAAACGATGCCGCCGCGTTCTTTCTGCGACCACCAGTGCACCATGGTGCGGCCGCACGGCGGCCAACCCATGCCCTGGAACCAGCCGCACAGGAACAGCAGGACGAACATGATGGCGATGCTGGAGGTTGCCCACGGCACGAAGCCCATGAACAGCATTACCGCCGCCGCCAGGATCAGGCCGGCTGGCAAGAATACCCGCGGGTTGGATCGGTCGGAGACCGAGCCCATGATGAATTTGGAGAAGCCGTAGGCGATGGAGATGCCCGACAGCGCGAAGCCGAGGTCACCGCGGCTGAAGCCTTGTTCGATCAGGTAAGGCATGGCCAGGGTGAAGTTCTTACGCACCAGATAGTAAGCGGCGTAACCGAAGAAGATCCCCAGGAAAATTTGCCAG is part of the Serratia surfactantfaciens genome and encodes:
- the glpT gene encoding glycerol-3-phosphate transporter, encoding MLSIFKPAAHIARVPSDKVDPLYRKLRWQIFLGIFFGYAAYYLVRKNFTLAMPYLIEQGFSRGDLGFALSGISIAYGFSKFIMGSVSDRSNPRVFLPAGLILAAAVMLFMGFVPWATSSIAIMFVLLFLCGWFQGMGWPPCGRTMVHWWSQKERGGIVSIWNCAHNVGGGLPPLLFLLGMAWFNDWHAALYMPAFGAILVALIAFALMRDTPQSCGLPPIEEYKNDYPDDYSEKDEEELTAKQIFMQYILPNKLLWYIAVANVFVYLLRYGILDWSPTYLKEVKHFALDKSSWAYFLYEYAGIPGTLLCGWMSDKVFKGNRGATGVFFMTLVTIATVVFWMNPAGNPTVDMICMLVIGFLIYGPVMLIGLHALELAPKKAAGTAAGFTGLFGYLGGSVAASAIVGYTVDFFGWDGGFMVMIGGGVLAVILLLLTMLNEKKHHAEIAAGKRG